One stretch of Roseovarius mucosus DNA includes these proteins:
- a CDS encoding DUF6473 family protein, translated as MGFERLGHRPLDYRPVRYDGSKLVFRGPQRRLTGDFVACLGGTETYGTFIDRPYPDLMERSLGTACVNFGWPNAGVDAFLKDEGLLDLVSAARAVVLQVPGAINLCNPFYRVHPRRNDRFLEASPRLRRLYPEVDFTEFHFTRHMMQRLADISPDRFAVLREGLQEVWVARMQALLERMTAPVVLMWFSRHLPGLGHEAAGIADDPAFVSRAMLRAVGARAAHVVEVVISPEACAQGTRGMRFDPMQEGVAADLPGLLAHSEASRALSPVLESLLRE; from the coding sequence ATGGGATTTGAACGCTTGGGGCATAGGCCCCTCGACTATCGGCCTGTCCGGTATGACGGGTCAAAATTGGTATTTCGCGGCCCGCAGCGCCGCTTGACGGGGGATTTCGTGGCCTGCCTTGGCGGCACTGAAACCTACGGCACCTTCATTGACCGACCCTATCCTGATCTGATGGAGCGATCCTTGGGAACGGCCTGCGTCAATTTCGGCTGGCCAAATGCGGGTGTCGATGCCTTTCTCAAGGATGAGGGCCTGCTTGATTTGGTGTCAGCCGCGCGCGCCGTGGTGTTGCAGGTGCCGGGGGCGATCAACCTTTGCAATCCGTTCTACCGGGTGCATCCGCGCCGCAACGACCGCTTTCTAGAGGCGAGCCCCCGCTTGCGCCGCCTCTATCCCGAGGTCGATTTTACCGAGTTCCACTTTACCCGCCACATGATGCAGCGCTTGGCGGATATTTCGCCTGACCGTTTTGCGGTGCTGCGCGAAGGTCTGCAAGAGGTCTGGGTGGCGCGCATGCAGGCGTTGCTTGAACGGATGACTGCGCCAGTCGTGTTGATGTGGTTCTCGCGGCATCTGCCCGGCCTTGGGCATGAGGCAGCGGGCATCGCGGACGATCCCGCCTTTGTCAGCCGCGCCATGCTGCGCGCTGTGGGGGCCCGGGCGGCCCATGTGGTTGAGGTGGTGATCAGCCCCGAGGCCTGTGCGCAGGGCACACGCGGCATGCGGTTTGATCCTATGCAAGAGGGGGTCGCCGCCGATCTGCCCGGTTTGCTGGCCCATTCCGAGGCATCGCGTGCCCTGTCGCCGGTGTTGGAATCCTTGTTGCGCGAATAA
- a CDS encoding electron transfer flavoprotein subunit alpha/FixB family protein has translation MSVLLLAEVTDGELSLDATAKAVTAAAKLGDVTALCCGASAAAAGAAAAKIAGVKKVLVAEDPSLGHRLAEPTAALIVSLAGDYSHIVAPATTDAKNVLPRVAALLDVMVISDASGVVDADTFERPIYAGNAIQTVKSRDGKKVISFRTSTFDAAGEQAAAPVETISATPNPGLSEWIEDKVAASDRPELTSAGVVVSGGRGVGSKDDFALIEGLADKLGAAVGASRAAVDSGYAPNDWQVGQTGKVVAPNLYVAVGISGAIQHLAGMKDSKIIVAINKDEEAPIFQVADYGLVADLFTALPELTKKL, from the coding sequence ATGTCTGTTCTTCTTCTCGCCGAAGTCACCGATGGGGAATTGTCGCTGGATGCGACCGCCAAGGCGGTCACGGCAGCGGCCAAACTGGGCGATGTGACCGCGCTCTGCTGTGGCGCCTCTGCGGCGGCGGCTGGTGCTGCGGCGGCCAAAATCGCCGGTGTCAAAAAGGTGCTGGTGGCCGAGGATCCCTCGCTTGGGCACCGTCTGGCAGAACCCACAGCGGCGCTGATCGTCAGCCTCGCGGGCGACTATAGCCATATCGTGGCCCCTGCGACCACGGATGCCAAGAACGTGCTGCCGCGCGTGGCCGCACTCCTGGATGTGATGGTGATTTCGGACGCCTCAGGCGTGGTTGATGCCGATACGTTCGAGCGCCCGATCTATGCCGGCAACGCGATTCAGACCGTTAAATCGCGCGACGGCAAAAAGGTCATTTCCTTCCGGACCTCGACCTTTGACGCAGCGGGCGAACAGGCCGCAGCACCGGTCGAGACAATTTCGGCCACGCCGAACCCCGGCCTGTCGGAATGGATCGAAGACAAGGTTGCGGCCTCTGATCGCCCTGAACTGACCTCGGCGGGCGTCGTGGTTTCGGGCGGGCGCGGTGTCGGCTCCAAGGACGATTTCGCACTGATCGAAGGGCTTGCGGACAAGCTGGGAGCCGCTGTTGGGGCTTCTCGCGCCGCAGTCGACTCGGGCTATGCGCCGAACGACTGGCAGGTTGGGCAGACCGGCAAAGTCGTGGCCCCCAACCTCTATGTCGCGGTGGGCATTTCCGGCGCGATCCAGCATCTTGCTGGTATGAAGGACAGCAAGATCATCGTCGCCATCAACAAAGATGAAGAAGCGCCGATTTTCCAAGTGGCCGACTACGGCCTTGTCGCTGACCTCTTTACCGCCCTGCCGGAACTGACCAAAAAGCTCTGA